GATGCAAATCAAGGAGCTGGACATGCTGATCATACACGTGGAAATGAAGCTGAATTTGCACAAGACCCTTTGTCACTTCCTAGTAGCCCAATTACAAGAATTAGAGCCAAACGTTTCAAGAAATCATTAAATGGGCTAATCCAAGATAATTGGGCTGATTCCAAAAAGACCAAGATGggctcaaataataataaaagcttAGTCCATGTCATCAAAGCAATTGAAGAGATTAATTAGCATGCAAATTCATAACCAGCGTTGTCTGAACATTAAAGAGCATGAGTTTGTTGAGTTTCAAGGATATTAAATAGGAGAATGGACTTGGTCTTGGTTGGGCATGTTAAATGCATTAAATGTAGTCATTTAGCTATTTTTAGGTGCTTTTAGAAGTCTAGGAGTCTTAAAAAACGTGGGGACTTGTTTAGGTTAATGTTTGTATTGTTTTTAAAGCTGTAATTATGACTATTGCCTATTCTTGGAGGGTTGTTCCAAGTATATAGAGGGGTATTTCGAATTTGAAAGAAGCTTTTGATGATTCAGAAAATTACTTTCATTGAGAGGTCTTGTGCTCCTCTTGGTTCTTAAAAAGAACTCTTTGAACTAATCAAGTTAATCTTGTGGTGTTCAAGCAATCAAACTTATCACCTTGAATCCTTGAGAGATTCTTAGGTTTTCTTGGTGTGGCGTTTTCAATCATTCGTAGTCTTGGTTTTCATCTATTTAGGTAACGGGTCAAGACTCAACAAATCTTGTCTTCACGATCTTGGGGTTCCAAGCCATCATTGTTTTGGGTTTCATCACAATTGTTGGTGGAGTTCGTATCACCTCCTTCCAATAGAATCAATTGTAAAGAAACTCTGAAAACCCAGTCGACTCTTTACAAACTCCATCTCACTCGATCTCAATTTGTTTCTATTAGAAAAAAGTATTTCAGGGTACTTATCTCTGACCATTTGATAAAGGTCTTGAACTGTTTGGGGGTTCCTAAACCCCCGACAGTTCCAGCTTAGTGTTTTCATAATGATTAGTAGGGCTGGAGTCTAGCCACTACGAATTGAGAGTCATTGGAAACCTCAAAATCTGAAGGTGTAATTCTACCCTTCTTCCCCACTCCTTGTTCAGCCTCAACTTTATAAACTTcacactttttcctttttttaacacTGTAAGAGTTAGAAGATACAGTACTTGACTTCTTTGTAAGTCTCTTCCGACTTCTCAACACCTGTTTCCCTTCACCTAGCACTTGTACTATGGTTGTTCCTCCATCCATCACGGTATTCGAAGGACTGGGCTTGTAACTGATAAGTGGGCTCCCTGTGCATGAAAATCTTCCACTGGACCTAAGAGACCCATCCTATCCAGTGGCTCAGTTGACACCTCATTGCCTTTAACATTTGGCTTTTGTTGTGGCACATTGATCTGGCTATTTAAAGATTCCTCCTCTATTAAAAATTGATCCTGCCGTTTACCAAGATTTCCTCCAACAAATATATGATGACCCCTTAATTCTAGAACCCCCaaactataatatttttcttttgtaatgtTTGATAGTTTAATGATATCATAATGACCATGATTTTCTTTAGCAGCCATCATATTTGGAACTTGAGGTTTATCACTCTGATAACCATACTTGGAACTTGGAACTTCTATAGATAGTGGTCGTTCTCTTAAGGCTTGATCAGCCTTGAGCCAAGTTCCAAACTAGTCCATTTTTCAAGTCTTTCAGGTACCAGCTTCCATACAGCCTTAAGCACCATGAACAATTTTGCCACATTTGAAACACAATCTAAGAAGCTTTTGATGCTTAATAGGAATCTAGACTTTCTCCCCTAGTAGGTTAATGGACCTGCCTCTTGAAATTGCCTTGTGAACCTTGAGTTCTATCTGCATTCTTAATTTCCCCAACTCGAGCCGTAAGCAAGAATATCAATATGCTTAACCAACCCAATAGTCTCCCCAATCTTTTGGCCTATTCCATCATTCATACAAGCGAATGGTAGATTTCACAACTAAATCCAAAAGACCTCAAATAAAAATTGCATCTTACTTGGTGGTGTTCAAGTACCATTAAATGGCTTAAGCACAAATAGACTAGCATCAAATAGCCAAGGCCTCCCATACATAACTTTCTCCAAATCTCTGTGTTCTTCAAGAGAAAGTACAAAAAGATTGCCATTTATCTCTGTTAACGAAAAAGAGCTTCTTAACTTCCATATTTTTGCCATAGTTCTTGGTTTCTTCTAGTAGAAGTGCTTCATCAACATGAATCGCACAGTATCCTCCTCCTCTATTAATAGTAATTGTTTCCTCTTATCTTCTATGAATTCCATCACTACACTCTCAATTCGTCAAACTAACTAGAGAAAGACCCCACTTACAAAagtaaaatgatagaaaaaCTTCACCTCATAACCTCAGAGAGGATGAGAGAAGAAATCCTCAATACAAGTAATTAGGCGTGAGAAATATACAAATTTATtcatattgtttttatttcaaaatatgaatGGGAGGATATCATATCCTTGATTGTCCCCTCTAATTAAAAAATCCCATCcgatagagagagaaagtctTCATTCTCTCTAGAAAGCTTATCAGAAAACAAGAAAGTCTTTCTTGTTTTAGTTTAGTTTCAGTCAGTGCTTGGGGGTTATGGTGGCTTAAGGGTGACAGGTTCTTGCTCTCTAGCTATGGTGCCGCCTTGAGGAGAGGAACATCCGTAGCCAAAGAAGACAATGGTATAGTGGTCCCACCGTGTGAGAGGCTGGCTATCCTATTTTGATGGCCCAAGGTTGACGACAATGAACTAAGGTGAGGCGGGGCTGCTAGTCGATGAGAGGCGTGCTGCTCTGTTTGGAAAGAACAGAGAGTTGGTGGTACGAGTAGCGACTCTGGGTCACATCGGAAAGGCTTCATGGTGCTCTCCGTGCTTCGTGGTGGTCGGCACAGCAACTCATGTACTGCACAACAGTAGAAAAGAAAGGGGGAGGGCTTTGTTGTGCTCCTTCAGCTTTGCTTTAATGTATAATGTTGTGTTTGGAGCCGTGAGCTTGGAGGAGAACTCTGCACTTGGTGGTCTCTGCACTTGCTTGGAGGGAGAACGCGACACGGAGAGGGAGCAGCTGGAATAAGCGATGAAACCCTAAGTGGCTCTCCCAATGGGCCGGGCTTTtgtttgggttgggttgggcTTCAGCCCATGTATTTTTAGTTTGCTCACTGTATCACTTGTTTTTGAAggtttttattgtattttcagTTATTTAGTTTCTTTTAGGTAGTAGTAGGAAACAGTCTCTAGGACCGAGGGTCCGTAGAGTTTTGTACTCCACTCCATGGGAGGGGGAGTTGTGTGGACTGTCTTAAACGGTAGTCTAAGACAGAGTTAAGTCTGTCAGACGATTAGTCTGGAGGCCTGTCTCTTAGATTGTTAGTCTGAAGGCATTGGACAAAACCCTGTTAGCTGCAAAGAAATTTGTGAGCTGGAGAGCAAGAAAATGTTAGAATTTGATTTGTATTTTATAGGTCAAAAGTTTTAATTGTCCGCTTCATTAATGAATGGAACAGTATTTcacctttcaaaaaaaatatatgaaagggACATCTATGCAGTTGacaataaaataactattttttctaCAGAGAAATCAAAAagttaattagaagattaaataAATGTGAAATTGTTCTAAATGTCAGGACCAATATTTCGTAGACATTGGCAATATTGCTAGTAAAAAGCTAGGGATTCTAGCTGTTACGGATGTGAATTCAGAATCCATGCAATTTATTGTGTCCAAAAAATGCATGATGCGTGCAACTCCCTCATGTTATTCTTcctatatatgtgtatatatatatcaatacactCCACGTTGGGTCATAAGCAGTCACTACGTACGACGTgtgcgtgtgtatatatatatatggtcgtAGGCTCGTAGCTATATACCTTAACTACTCATTGCACCAACATAAAGAAAGATGTTAACTAGGgtgttaatttaatattaatggaaTGTGACCACAAACTGTGTTGAtcgattttatttaaatatatatatacacgcatataaaaaataataaatattgtttattattagtAAGGGGCGCCATCCCAACTTACCTTACTCATTAAGCAAGCTGGGTACTACAAGTCTGCATAGAAAACAAAGGCAACGAAGGTGGCCTAGCTATTGAAGGTTGctgttaatttttattcaaatgaataaacAACTACGGTGTAAGGTACAGATGAAGAAAGCACAGGAACGTCGGTCGATCTaatattaatttcttgtttgtacaaacataatatatatcctacacagacacagagagagagagagagagagatgcaaagGTGTTCGAGGTTTAAGCCAGCCTTTGCGACCCCTTGCCCTCCTCTCGTTTAATATAAAAAGACAACAGAGAAAAGGAGCAGATGTTTCCCGGCTGGTGCATAATAACCAGAGTTTTTACttacccaaaaagaaaaggagcaGATATTCCACTTTAAGCCATGTTTGCTTAACGTCagctattaaattattatacggTTTCGACAATCCGTTTGGATTGTTCCTCCAGTTTTGTAATTTAATATTTGCTTCTTCCTTGACAGCGACCCAGCTTTCCATGCATACCTTCACATGCACTTGCTCGCCGAAACCCTAGCCAATTTCTTTGTCCACCTTTCACACTAATTAATTtgccattcttcttctttttattttaccaTTTTGACCAATATTCCTTTCAAACTTTTCCCTATGCAAATTTCACATTTACATGATATTGTATGGACTGAGCACAAGCATTTATCAACTATTATAATTAATCTTGTTCGAATTTGAAggtctttatatatattctttgagaatttattagtcTAGTCTTGAAATTATATATCCTGCATGCTGATCCCTATCGAATATAGTTCGTGCTATTTAGTAGATAAAATGGAGTGCGTGCGAGAGAGAAAAGGCCTACGTATTAATTATTAGGTGACAACGTACATAATGATAACTTAATTAGtctaagaaaaatgttaaatgtactTAAGAAAAACTTATAAAAGAATATCCATCTATTAGAAATTAGGGTTGTTTTTCAGCATTTCTCTATCACCAACTTAATTCCCCCCAATTTTGAAGTTCTCTTGCCACTCTCCCCTctgatccccccccccccccccccacgtGTCACAATAAGAATACTTAAATGAATAATATACTTTCCCTAGCTAGGTAGCTAGTGTCAGCTGATCTTGTCTTAGAAAATACATATATACGTTTCTGATTACAAACGTCCATGTCGCTGCATTCATGAGAATAGGTTGTTCAAGTTAAAATGTCAAAATTAAGAGATTCCATCAATCATGAAAATTAACTCcgaaaactaaaaaatattattttaggtaTGCCATCTATATTGGGTGGCGGGTGAATTATGAAGTCAATATTCCTTGTGGACGTGACAAAATGTTTTTGAACATATTAATTAATAGATATCACCACGACAATTAGTACTGATATCtactatatatgattaatgtgaGTGGTGATTTGAAGACTTTTTCGGTGTTAGAGCTAATATGTTGTTTGTTGGATTAATGTTTGGAATAACAATGGATATTCAGAGATCATGATGGCGTTAATTAACAAGTTATAACAATCATGGTATATAGTACTACTGATCATACCGGCATGCGTAAATTCGGCTTGACACTGGCTAgaatcactacaaaaaaataaaataaccattTGTGATGGATTATATACGATGAGAATGATTACTTGCAATTAAAACAGACTTATTTTGTCATAATATAGTCATTTTTGGAGGAAATAGTTGATCAAAATTGAAcagttttcttgtagtgaatgatATTGATTGGTTACAAAAAGAAATTAGCATTTGTTGTGATTAGTTCAAgcttaaaatgagtttattttcATCAAAAATGATCACGATAGTTAAGCTTAAATGGTTCTGCTAAGGATCATGAAAAGCATTACACTTCTAGAATCAGATTTCTTAGTACTGTTGTCTGATAACACTAATTACAACATTAAAAAATTGCATGTGTTAATATTTCTTAGtactaaaaaatatatcatttctcaGGTTAATTATATGAAAAGTCATGAGCCGAATCATTCAGCCATGTCAAATTACATTTGTGTCAATGATGACGATTATTTACTCGGTATTAGCCCCAAAAAAATGTTGCATGAAAATTGTTTAAAATGGTTTTGAATTCGAAATCTTTTCCACATGATCTAATAATTTTCATTGGGAAAAAACTTATACGTTGTCGACTGTTAGGTACTTAAGCATATATTTCCTCCTCATTATAAGGTGGTGatcaagaaaagagagagagggtgagTTGGTAATTTCATCTGTGCGAATTTGGCTCCTCCAGCCCTTTATATAGCTTGGCCACTCTGAAGCGGTTTCCTATGTGTTTTTTCGTGTTGCCTTGTATTACTTCAAAGCTTCAAGAACCATATTTCTTTCTCGTCTTTTGGAGTAAAATGGAAGAACAAGGGCAAGACCCTAACAGTCCAAGCCAAGGGTCGGAGCGAAACGAACCAGTCAGGTCAAGGTGGACTCCGAAGCCAGAGCAAATCCTAATATTAGAGTCTATCTTCAACAGTGGAATGGTTAATCCTCCCAGAGATGAGACGGTGAGAATAAGAAAACTGCTTGAGAAATTCGGTTCAGTTGGCGATGCAAACGTTTTCTACTGGTTCCAGAACCGCCGGTCAAGATCTCGCCGCCGACAACGCCAGATGCAGGCCAGCCTTGAACAGAGAAATCAAGCACAAGTAGCCAGTAGTGCAACTCAATTCGAGAGTACTAGCTCTGCTTTGGGTTTCGGGCCTGTATCATCGCCTTCTTTTGCCTCCCATCCATCTTATCACGTTGGTTCTTCGTCTTCATGTGGAGTTCTGGGCAACGATGGCGTTgatcactctctcttttctctatcTGGTCAAATGGGTTTTCCGGAAATCGAGCAGGGCTCGGCCGTAACGCCTGCAGGTTTATGCCCTTCGGATGCTTCAGATTTGCAATACCAAACTGGTAAATGCATGGCTGATTTAGTTTATTCGTAGATACTTAACGTCTTCCATTTCAAAGATAAATATCTTTTCGTTCTCTTTAATTTATGCAATTCCAAGCTTTCATCTGGCCTGGAAAACCcttttctttctccctcttAGTAACTTTCCTTTTTCACGTTTGGTTTCAGAAGACGGTGATGAACCTTGGTTTTCTGATATAATCCACTTATAAACCATTCTTGGAggcttaatatataattatgttctactataaattaaatcttGTTTTCCACAAGTACAGTAAGGATACTTACAATGTTTATCTATAAATTCCAAGTCCAAAACTATCATGGCCAAGCTCAATTAGGACGACTTCTAGAGAATAAAGTATCAACTTTACACTGACATGACAGTTCTTGTATCTGAGGAGTAGAATGAAAGTTGCACTTTCCCGTAAAAACATGAGGTCTCTTTTCCTCGCAATGCGTTCACaggttttttaattaaaaataaataaaaacacaaaacacaaaataaaaagccataattgaaattgatttctctttctttttattttatcccTCAATTAAATTTATCATGCTTACACCTCCCAAGTGAGTCCACTAAAGTCTTGacttttatgatatatatatatatagtagttttCACCTTTCTGCTATTGATCATGGttggttttaaaattatatgaaaattcatGATGAACTCCAAACTCTTAACTgagaaatattattcaaaaatcTCCAGTTTCCACCCTACATCTCAGTTGTTTAATTCCATGGTTGAAATATAAATGGACATACTTTTGGACCTGCCTTTACAAATTTTCAGGATTAATTACAGTGTTTATCAATGGGGTTCCCACTGAAGTTCCAAAGGGGCCACTTGATATTAAGGCAATGTTTGATCAAGACGTTGTGTTGGTCCATTGCTCCGGAGTGCCGGTTGCTGTCAATGAATTTGGCTTCTTAATGCAGGGCCTGCAGCATGGTGAAAGCTATTTCCTGGTAAGCACATCTCGAAATTCATGATGTACACAGAATTTGGAATAAAATTCGTTTTACCCCGTCCTTGGATCCTAAGGGCAATTGATGTATATGCATTCTCATTCGTCTTATTCATCTTGAGGCTTCTTTAGTTTGTTAGTTATTTTAAGGGAAGTTAATTGCGGGTTATAACTCATGATCATCTCTCAATTTCTGTATATACTCTTTATTCTTTGGTGTTGTCTTGGATCGGATCATGCAATCCAAAAAAGCTGCTGATCTTGAGATGCTTAAATTTTGGAAACAGGTTTCAAGACAAACATGAGAAATAAAGCTGCGCCAACCAGTACTGGAAGCTTGGCAAGATGTGTTTTTACCCCCGCTCTATTTCTTTTCTCTGTTCGCAGCTAGGATTTGTCTAGGCGGTCCCAGGGGTacctataattttaaaaataatattttatgattattagaGACCAATTTTATAATATGCTATTATGTTCTATATAAATCAGTTCTGGACTTCGGTTAAATCTGTCattctatttcttcttcttgtttttttgttAGGCTAGCTATCCCAGAAACTTCATTAAAAGAATGTGCATGATTTTCTGAAAACTCATTACTAATCCCAGAAAAGCAATTAATCTTGCTTGCTCAATAAAAAGGTTCCCACAAACAAATAATGCCATATATAGTTGGTATTCATGGCGCTTCCTTACATTTCCTTTTTCTCGTGTAAGTTGAtattatatgattatatatatatatatgagcattTCCCGtgttcaaataaatttttattgactGTTGATGCCTTAGTCATGACACCCTATCgtccattttccttttcagatggaaaaaataaaaaatttaaaggggAAGAAAGAGGGCTCACTCTAGGAGTACTCTAATAGTACGAATGTATTTGTCATGAAGTTCGCAAACAAGCGGGGAACTTTTTAGTTCGAGTAATGATGCTTTTGGTCCCCCACAACGAAAGTAAATCTATTGCAGGGCAACATTTTTCTGTTATATTCTGCAGAGATACTGGATGTTTGCAACTTTGACATCTGACCAGATCCGGTTAGACTGGGATTCTCCTTTTCTCCAGCTTTCAACATCAACAGTTATATTATAAATGAGATATGGGGGCTCCATAATAGATCTATGGATCGTTGTTGAGCTACCCTTGTCTTCATCTTCTTTATTAGAATCGTTTGGCAACTCGTTCCATCTCTTCTTGGAGCTAACTAACTGAGTCAGATCTATAGAATCAAGATCAAGTAGCCCTTCGGATACATTAATTAACGATAAGAAAAATTACTGTTAGTGATATAGCTAGCTAGTATACAGAGGTTGAAACAAACTATAGtaaaatcttaattaatttaggGATGGCTAATTTCTAACACTATTAgcaattgaaaaaataacataggGCTGAATGCTAAATAACATATAAGGGGTTATGTTAGATGCCATAGGAAAATCAAATCGAGCCTAAACTACCGGGTTCTAAGGATAGAAACTAATGGAACTGTATGTTTTCTCTGAAAGGGCCGGGAGACTTAGCGCAGTATAGCAGTACCAGGACTTCAGTTGGTTGTGTTTTAGTTATGTTTGattgcttgatttgttttgttgatTCGGGATGAATGTGATATAAGGTCTGCTACTAGCTAGTAAGTCAAATCCTAATTAAGGAAcggttataaaaattaattagaagcGGGTGTTCAAGACGATTCAGAAATTTGATAGAGAAGATGGAAGGCAGAATTCTCGGGAAATTTTCGAATGCGACTGGTTTTCACGTCGCCATTCAATTACCATTATCAAGAACGCGACAGATCACCTGCAGGGGGTTACTTTCACGATTGTCAGCGTGAGTTAGAGAAGCTTGGTAGTTGATCAGTGGAAGAAACATCTCAAAAGGCCATTGGGCGCGCAGCCAACAGGAAGATATTTCTAAAGAAATCCATATGTTCAAGCCGTGAACCTTGACACTATTGAATTAGGGCAGATTTATGACGATAAATTAAGCTAACAAAGTAACTGACGGCCACATGTTATAGATAAAACTATAAGATTAAAGTGGTAGCTTGGTTGGATGTTTAGGCTTCTCTCCAATGGATATAAGCTAGTTTTTGAGGTTCGATATCTTCTCTAGTATATGCATACACTGATTGTTGTCAGTTTTGAATGTGCCTAACTAAGAATGTGTCGCATGAAATTCTCTTCTTGGGTCATCTTTGTAAATTGTGGCCCAGATATGTTTCGAACTAAGAATTCAAGAGCATAACATCCttattatgttttctttttactAGAGGGATTCGTGAGTTTAGAGATCAGTTATTTCCTTGTTGTAAGATGTTTTAAGGCGGGGTACTGTATGATTTATCAAAGACTGCAACCTTAATTATTTGTGACACAAGATTGGCCAAGCAagggttaatttgtttgttgatGTGGTGGCTGTATTTCAGACTGCTGACATCATCATGCATGGTGTCTGAACTGGGGAATAATGCCGCAGGTTTGGATCTAATCAAGCCGCTGACTATCTTGCATGCAT
This sequence is a window from Carya illinoinensis cultivar Pawnee chromosome 9, C.illinoinensisPawnee_v1, whole genome shotgun sequence. Protein-coding genes within it:
- the LOC122277294 gene encoding WUSCHEL-related homeobox 11-like isoform X1; this translates as MEEQGQDPNSPSQGSERNEPVRSRWTPKPEQILILESIFNSGMVNPPRDETVRIRKLLEKFGSVGDANVFYWFQNRRSRSRRRQRQMQASLEQRNQAQVASSATQFESTSSALGFGPVSSPSFASHPSYHVGSSSSCGVLGNDGVDHSLFSLSGQMGFPEIEQGSAVTPAGLCPSDASDLQYQTGLITVFINGVPTEVPKGPLDIKAMFDQDVVLVHCSGVPVAVNEFGFLMQGLQHGESYFLVSRQT
- the LOC122277294 gene encoding WUSCHEL-related homeobox 11-like isoform X2, yielding MEEQGQDPNSPSQGSERNEPVRSRWTPKPEQILILESIFNSGMVNPPRDETVRIRKLLEKFGSVGDANVFYWFQNRRSRSRRRQRQMQASLEQRNQAQVASSATQFESTSSALGFGPVSSPSFASHPSYHVGSSSSCGVLGNDGVDHSLFSLSGQMGFPEIEQGSAVTPAGLCPSDASDLQYQTVFINGVPTEVPKGPLDIKAMFDQDVVLVHCSGVPVAVNEFGFLMQGLQHGESYFLVSRQT